Proteins encoded by one window of Winogradskyella sp. PG-2:
- the rplK gene encoding 50S ribosomal protein L11, whose protein sequence is MAKEIDKVVKLQVRGGAANPSPPVGPALGAAGVNIMEFCKQFNARTQDKPGKVLPVVISVYKDKSFEFVIKTPPAAVQLLEAAKVKKGSGEPNRRKVAKVTWDQVKAIAEDKMVDLNAFEIGSAMKMVAGTARSMGITVKGGEAPN, encoded by the coding sequence ATGGCAAAAGAAATAGACAAAGTAGTTAAGCTACAAGTTCGGGGAGGTGCTGCGAATCCATCGCCACCGGTAGGACCCGCTTTAGGTGCCGCTGGAGTTAATATCATGGAGTTCTGTAAGCAATTTAACGCTAGAACTCAAGATAAACCAGGTAAAGTTTTACCTGTGGTAATCTCTGTTTACAAAGATAAATCGTTTGAATTTGTAATCAAGACTCCACCAGCTGCAGTACAATTATTAGAAGCGGCCAAAGTAAAGAAAGGATCAGGAGAACCAAACCGACGCAAAGTAGCAAAAGTAACTTGGGATCAAGTTAAAGCGATTGCTGAAGACAAAATGGTGGATTTAAACGCTTTTGAAATCGGATCAGCTATGAAAATGGTTGCCGGTACAGCAAGATCAATGGGTATCACTGTTAAAGGAGGAGAAGCTCCAAACTAA
- the rplA gene encoding 50S ribosomal protein L1 — protein sequence MARLTKKQKEAQAKVDNNKIYSLEEASALLKEITYTKFDASIDLAIRLGVDPRKANQMVRGVVSLPHGTGKDMKVLALVTPDKEDEAKAAGADYVGLDEYLQKIKEGWTDVDVIVTIPSIMGKLGPLGRVLGPRGLMPNPKTGTVTMDVAKAVSEVKAGKIDFKVDKTGIVHAPIGKASFSAEKIIGNAQELLSTIMKLKPTSSKGTYVKSIYMSSTMSPSISIDTKIG from the coding sequence ATGGCAAGATTAACAAAAAAGCAAAAAGAAGCACAAGCAAAGGTAGATAATAACAAAATCTACTCTTTAGAAGAAGCTTCAGCTTTACTAAAAGAAATAACTTATACTAAGTTTGATGCTTCTATAGATTTAGCAATCAGATTAGGTGTAGATCCACGTAAAGCCAATCAAATGGTTCGTGGTGTAGTTTCATTACCACATGGTACAGGTAAAGATATGAAGGTGCTTGCGCTAGTAACTCCAGATAAAGAAGACGAAGCTAAAGCAGCTGGTGCTGATTATGTTGGATTAGATGAATACTTACAGAAAATTAAAGAAGGTTGGACAGATGTTGACGTAATTGTCACTATACCAAGTATCATGGGTAAGTTAGGACCATTAGGTAGAGTATTAGGACCAAGAGGTCTTATGCCAAACCCTAAGACAGGTACAGTAACAATGGATGTAGCAAAAGCAGTTTCAGAAGTAAAAGCTGGTAAGATAGATTTTAAGGTAGATAAAACAGGTATTGTGCATGCGCCAATTGGTAAAGCATCATTCAGTGCTGAAAAGATTATTGGGAATGCTCAAGAATTGTTATCTACAATTATGAAGTTAAAGCCAACGTCGTCAAAAGGTACTTATGTAAAGAGTATTTACATGTCTAGTACTATGAGTCCAAGTATTTCAATTGACACAAAAATAGGATAG
- the rpoB gene encoding DNA-directed RNA polymerase subunit beta: MLAKKAERINFSSIVNRTDYPDFLDIQIKSFQDFFQLETKSEERGNEGLYNTFMENFPITDTRNQFVLEFLDYFIDPPRYSIEECIERGLTYSVPLKARLKLYCTDPEHEDFETIVQDVYLGTIPYMTPSGTFCINGAERVVVSQLHRSPGVFFSQSFHANGTKLYSARVIPFKGSWIEFATDINSVMYAYIDRKKKLPVTTLFRAIGFERDKDILEIFDLAEEVKVSKSGLKKVIGRKLAARVLNTWHEDFVDEDTGEVVSIERNEIVLDRDTIIDKENIEEILEAEVKTILLHKESAQQGDYAIIHNTLQKDPTNSEKEAVEHIYRQLRNAEPPDEETARGIIDKLFFSDQRYSLGEVGRYRMNKKLQLDIGMDKQVLTKLDIITIIKYLIELINSKAEIDDIDHLSNRRVRTVGEQLSSQFGVGLARMARTIRERMNVRDNEVFTPIDLINAKTLSSVINSFFGTNQLSQFMDQTNPLAEITHKRRLSALGPGGLSRERAGFEVRDVHYTHYGRLCPIETPEGPNIGLISSLSVFAKVNSMGFIETPYRKVEEGVVDIKNTPTYLSAEEEEDMLIAQATIEVDEKGKILPEKIISRQEGDFPVIEPSSVNYTDVAPNQIASISASLIPFLEHDDANRALMGSNMMRQAVPLLRPEAPIVGTGLERQVASDSRVLINAEGAGTVEYVDAEKVTIKYERTEEAAMVSFDSDTKTYPLVKFRKTNQGTSINLKPIVEKGDKVAKGQVLCEGYATQNGELALGRNMKVAFMPWKGYNFEDAIVISEKVVREDVFTSIHIDEYSLEVRDTKLGNEELTNDIPNVSEEATKDLDEHGMIRIGAEIKPGDILIGKITPKGESDPTPEEKLLRAIFGDKAGDVKDASLKASPSLNGVVIDKKLFARAVKDKRKRAQDKEDIEKLEDAYDNRFDDLKNVLVEKLFAIVNGKTAQGIYNDLGEEIIPKGKKYTLKMLNAVDDYTHLTSGKWTTDNHTNELVADLIHNYKIKENDLQGSLRREKFTISVGDELPAGIIKLAKVYIAKKRKLKVGDKMAGRHGNKGIVARIVRQEDMPFLEDGTPVDIVLNPLGVPSRMNIGQIYETVLGWAGQDLGRTYATPIFDGATLDQINGYTDEAGIPRFGHTYLYDGGTGDRFDQAATVGVIYMIKLGHMIDDKMHARSIGPYSLITQQPLGGKAQFGGQRFGEMEVWALEAYGASSTLREILTVKSDDVIGRAKTYEAIVKGEPMPEPGLPESFNVLMHELKGLGLDIRLEE; encoded by the coding sequence ATGTTAGCAAAAAAGGCTGAAAGAATTAATTTCTCTTCTATTGTAAATAGGACAGATTACCCAGACTTTTTGGATATCCAAATTAAATCCTTCCAGGATTTTTTCCAGTTAGAAACAAAGTCAGAAGAAAGAGGAAATGAAGGCTTGTACAATACCTTCATGGAAAATTTTCCAATTACAGACACACGTAATCAATTCGTATTAGAATTCTTAGATTACTTTATTGATCCACCAAGATATTCTATAGAAGAATGTATCGAAAGAGGATTAACATATAGTGTGCCTTTAAAAGCAAGATTGAAACTATATTGTACAGATCCGGAGCATGAGGATTTCGAAACTATCGTTCAAGATGTATATTTAGGGACAATACCTTACATGACACCTAGTGGGACATTTTGTATTAATGGAGCAGAACGTGTTGTCGTATCTCAGTTGCATAGATCACCTGGTGTATTCTTTAGCCAGTCTTTCCATGCAAATGGAACTAAATTATATTCAGCAAGAGTAATTCCTTTTAAAGGCTCTTGGATTGAATTTGCTACAGACATTAATAGTGTAATGTATGCATACATTGATAGAAAGAAAAAATTACCAGTAACGACACTTTTCCGTGCTATCGGATTTGAGCGTGATAAAGATATTTTAGAAATTTTTGACCTTGCAGAAGAAGTTAAAGTTTCTAAGTCTGGTTTAAAGAAAGTTATCGGTCGTAAACTCGCTGCTCGTGTACTTAATACATGGCACGAAGATTTCGTTGATGAAGATACAGGTGAAGTTGTATCTATTGAGCGTAACGAAATTGTATTAGATCGTGACACAATCATAGACAAAGAAAATATTGAAGAGATTCTTGAAGCTGAAGTGAAAACTATTCTTTTACATAAAGAAAGTGCACAGCAAGGGGATTACGCAATTATTCATAATACTTTACAGAAAGATCCAACAAACTCTGAAAAAGAAGCTGTTGAGCACATCTATCGTCAATTACGTAATGCTGAGCCGCCAGATGAGGAGACAGCACGTGGTATTATTGACAAGTTATTCTTTTCTGACCAACGTTACTCTTTAGGTGAAGTAGGTCGTTATAGAATGAATAAAAAGTTACAGTTAGATATCGGAATGGACAAACAAGTTTTGACCAAATTAGATATTATAACTATTATAAAATATTTAATTGAGCTTATCAATTCTAAAGCAGAGATTGATGATATTGATCACTTATCTAATCGTCGTGTACGTACAGTAGGTGAGCAGTTATCATCTCAATTTGGTGTTGGTTTAGCACGTATGGCACGTACTATTCGCGAACGTATGAATGTTCGTGATAATGAGGTGTTTACTCCAATAGATTTAATTAATGCTAAGACTTTATCCTCGGTAATTAATTCATTTTTTGGTACAAACCAATTATCTCAGTTTATGGATCAAACAAATCCATTAGCAGAGATTACACACAAGCGTCGTCTATCAGCTTTAGGACCTGGAGGTTTATCTAGAGAAAGAGCAGGTTTCGAGGTTCGTGATGTTCACTATACACATTATGGACGTTTATGTCCTATTGAAACACCAGAAGGACCAAATATTGGTTTAATATCGTCTTTATCTGTTTTCGCCAAAGTGAATTCTATGGGATTCATTGAAACGCCATACAGAAAAGTAGAAGAGGGTGTTGTAGATATTAAAAACACGCCAACATATCTAAGTGCTGAAGAGGAAGAAGATATGTTAATTGCACAGGCAACAATTGAGGTTGATGAAAAAGGGAAAATACTTCCTGAAAAAATTATTTCTCGTCAAGAAGGTGATTTCCCAGTAATTGAGCCATCAAGTGTAAATTATACAGACGTTGCGCCTAATCAAATTGCATCGATTTCTGCTTCGTTAATTCCATTCTTGGAACATGATGATGCCAATCGTGCATTAATGGGATCTAACATGATGCGTCAGGCTGTACCTTTATTACGTCCTGAAGCACCTATCGTTGGTACTGGTTTAGAACGTCAGGTAGCATCAGACTCAAGAGTATTAATTAATGCAGAAGGAGCTGGTACTGTTGAATATGTCGATGCTGAAAAGGTGACTATTAAGTACGAGCGTACTGAAGAAGCTGCAATGGTTAGCTTTGACAGCGATACTAAAACGTATCCATTAGTTAAGTTCAGAAAGACAAACCAAGGAACATCAATTAACTTAAAACCAATCGTTGAGAAAGGTGATAAAGTTGCAAAAGGACAAGTTCTTTGTGAAGGTTATGCAACACAAAATGGTGAGTTAGCTTTAGGTAGAAATATGAAAGTAGCCTTTATGCCTTGGAAAGGGTATAACTTTGAGGATGCGATTGTAATTTCTGAAAAAGTAGTAAGAGAAGATGTATTTACATCTATTCATATTGATGAGTATTCATTAGAAGTTAGAGATACTAAATTAGGTAACGAGGAGTTAACGAATGATATTCCTAATGTTTCGGAAGAAGCTACTAAAGATTTAGATGAGCATGGTATGATTCGTATTGGTGCGGAAATTAAGCCAGGTGATATCTTAATCGGTAAAATTACACCTAAAGGAGAATCTGATCCTACACCAGAAGAGAAATTATTAAGAGCTATCTTTGGTGATAAGGCAGGTGATGTAAAAGATGCATCTTTAAAAGCATCTCCATCTCTTAATGGTGTTGTCATAGATAAGAAATTATTTGCAAGAGCAGTAAAAGATAAACGCAAAAGAGCACAAGACAAAGAAGATATTGAGAAGCTAGAAGATGCTTACGATAATAGATTTGATGATCTTAAAAATGTACTTGTTGAGAAGCTTTTTGCTATCGTAAATGGCAAAACTGCTCAAGGTATATATAACGATCTAGGGGAAGAAATTATTCCTAAAGGTAAAAAGTATACTTTGAAGATGTTAAATGCTGTAGATGACTACACGCACTTAACTTCAGGAAAATGGACAACTGATAATCATACAAATGAACTTGTTGCAGATTTAATCCATAACTATAAGATTAAAGAAAATGATCTACAAGGTTCATTAAGACGTGAGAAGTTTACAATCTCTGTTGGTGATGAATTACCTGCAGGTATTATCAAATTAGCTAAAGTTTACATCGCTAAGAAACGTAAACTTAAAGTTGGTGATAAAATGGCAGGTCGTCACGGAAACAAAGGTATTGTTGCACGTATTGTTCGTCAAGAAGATATGCCTTTCTTAGAGGATGGAACTCCAGTTGATATTGTATTAAATCCACTTGGTGTACCTTCTCGTATGAATATTGGTCAGATCTATGAAACCGTTTTAGGTTGGGCTGGACAAGATTTAGGAAGAACTTATGCAACACCAATTTTCGATGGTGCTACATTAGATCAAATTAATGGATATACAGATGAAGCTGGTATTCCAAGATTTGGTCACACCTATTTATATGACGGTGGTACAGGTGATCGTTTTGATCAGGCCGCTACGGTTGGTGTAATCTATATGATTAAACTTGGTCACATGATTGATGATAAGATGCACGCACGTTCTATTGGACCGTACTCATTAATTACGCAACAGCCTTTAGGTGGTAAAGCACAATTTGGTGGTCAGCGTTTTGGTGAGATGGAAGTTTGGGCACTTGAGGCTTATGGAGCATCGAGTACTTTACGTGAGATCTTAACTGTAAAATCAGATGATGTTATTGGTAGAGCGAAAACTTACGAAGCAATTGTTAAGGGTGAGCCAATGCCAGAACCAGGACTACCAGAATCATTCAACGTACTTATGCACGAATTGAAAGGTTTAGGATTAGATATTAGATTAGAAGAATAA
- the rplL gene encoding 50S ribosomal protein L7/L12, with amino-acid sequence MADLKDFAEQLVNLSVKDVNELATILKEEYGIEPAAAAVAVAAGGGAAGDDAAEEKTEFDVILKAAGGSKLAVVKLVKELTGLGLKDAKGLVDDAPSAIKEGVSKDEAEGLKTSLEEAGAEVELK; translated from the coding sequence ATGGCAGATTTAAAAGATTTCGCAGAACAATTAGTTAACTTATCAGTAAAAGATGTTAACGAATTAGCAACTATATTAAAAGAAGAATATGGTATCGAGCCGGCAGCAGCTGCAGTAGCAGTAGCAGCAGGTGGAGGTGCAGCAGGTGATGATGCCGCTGAAGAAAAAACTGAATTCGATGTAATCCTTAAAGCGGCAGGTGGTTCTAAATTAGCTGTAGTAAAATTAGTTAAAGAATTAACTGGTTTAGGTTTAAAAGATGCAAAAGGTTTAGTTGATGATGCACCAAGTGCAATCAAAGAAGGCGTATCTAAAGACGAAGCTGAAGGCTTAAAAACTTCTTTAGAAGAAGCTGGAGCTGAGGTTGAGCTTAAGTAA
- the nusG gene encoding transcription termination/antitermination protein NusG, which produces MSEKKWYVVRAVSGQENKIKTYIENEISRLGLDDFVDQVLVPTEKVIQIRNGKKINKEKVYFPGYIMVQANLSGEIPHIIKSITNVIGFLGETKGGDPVPLRQSEVNRMLGKVDELAIEADANVAIPFTKGETVKVIDGPFNGFDGTIEKINEEKRKLEVMVKIFGRKTPLELSYMQVEKV; this is translated from the coding sequence ATGTCAGAGAAGAAATGGTATGTTGTTAGGGCAGTAAGTGGTCAAGAGAACAAAATCAAGACTTACATTGAAAACGAAATTTCAAGGTTAGGTTTAGATGATTTTGTAGATCAGGTATTAGTTCCAACAGAAAAAGTAATTCAAATACGTAACGGAAAGAAAATAAACAAAGAAAAAGTTTATTTCCCAGGTTACATTATGGTTCAAGCTAATTTGAGTGGTGAGATTCCACACATTATAAAATCAATTACAAATGTAATTGGTTTTTTAGGCGAAACCAAAGGTGGAGATCCTGTGCCTTTAAGACAGTCTGAAGTTAACAGAATGTTAGGTAAGGTAGATGAGTTAGCAATTGAAGCAGATGCAAATGTTGCAATACCATTTACAAAAGGAGAAACTGTTAAAGTTATTGATGGTCCATTTAATGGTTTTGATGGTACTATTGAGAAAATAAATGAAGAAAAGCGTAAGCTTGAGGTAATGGTGAAAATTTTCGGAAGAAAAACACCATTGGAATTAAGTTACATGCAAGTAGAGAAAGTTTAA
- the rpoC gene encoding DNA-directed RNA polymerase subunit beta' has protein sequence MARRQDKNTIQKFNKISIGLASPESVLAASRGEVLKPETINYRTHKPERDGLFCERIFGPVKDFECACGKYKRIRYKGIVCDRCGVEVTEKKVRRDRVGHINLVVPVAHIWYFRSLPNKIGYLLGLPSKKLDMIIYYERYVVIQPGIAVNAEGEPIQKMDFLTEEEYLNILDAIPQENQYLDDTDPNKFIAKMGAECLIDLLARIDLDQLSYDLRHKANNETSKQRKTEALKRLQVVEAFRDSNLNRENRPEWMIMKAVPVIPPELRPLVPLDGGRFATSDLNDLYRRVIIRNNRLKRLVEIKAPEVILRNEKRMLQESVDSLFDNTRKSSAVKTDSNRPLKSLSDSLKGKQGRFRQNLLGKRVDYSARSVIVVGPELKLFECGLPKNMAAELYKPFIIRKLIERGIVKTVKSAKKIIDRKEPVVWDILENVLKGHPVLLNRAPTLHRLGIQAFQPKLIEGKAIQLHPLVCTAFNADFDGDQMAVHLPLGPEAILEAQLLMLASHNILNPANGSPVTVPSQDMVLGLYYMTKLRKSTKEVPIKGEGLTFYSPEEVTIAYNEKQVDLNAGIKVRTIDFNEEGELTKQIIETTVGRVLFNEKVPAAAGYINEVLTKKSLRDIIHGILKKTSVPETAEFLDEIKTQGYKFAFQGGLSFRLGDIIIPAEKQGMIDAANTKVDGIMGSYNMGLITNNERYNQVIDIWTSTNAELTELSMKRIREDQQGFNSVFMMLDSGARGSKEQIRQLTGMRGLMAKPKKSTAAGGEIIENPILSNFKEGLSILEYFISTHGARKGLADTALKTADAGYLTRRLVDVSQDVIVYQEDCGTLRGIEVSALKKNEEIVENLEARIVGRTSLNDVYNPLTEELLVEAGGHIDDVIAKKIGDSPVDSIEVRSPLTCEAKKGICVKCYGRNLATGKMVQRGEAVGVVAAQSIGEPGTQLTLRTFHVGGIAGNISEENKLSVKFDGVAEIEDLKTVKTKDKEGKDVDVVISRTSELKLVDTKTGIVLSTNNIPYGSFIYVKNGSKLKKGDVVCEWDPYNGVIISEFAGKVKYENIEQGVTYQVEIDEQTGYQEKVISESRNKKLIPTLLIEDSKGEVIRSYNLPVGAHIMIDDGEKIDIGKILVKIPRKSSKAGDITGGLPRVTELFEARNPSNPAVVSEIDGVVSFGKIKRGNREIIIESKLGEVKKYLVKLSNQILVQENDYVKAGMPLSDGSITPNDILNIKGPSAVQQYLVNEVQEVYRLQGVKINDKHFEVVVRQMMRKVRIIDSGDTIFLENQLVHKSDFIEENDKMFGMKVVEDAGDSENLKSGQIVSVRTLRDENSSLRREDKNLVTARDVSPATATPILQGITRASLQTKSFISAASFQETTKVLNEAAVNGKVDTLEGLKENVIVGHRIPAGTGVREYEHIIVGSKEEFNEMMKAKEEMNFN, from the coding sequence ATGGCAAGAAGACAAGATAAGAATACAATTCAGAAATTTAACAAGATTTCTATCGGTTTAGCATCACCTGAATCTGTTTTAGCAGCATCTCGTGGTGAAGTATTAAAGCCAGAAACTATTAATTATCGAACTCACAAACCAGAGCGTGATGGTTTGTTCTGTGAGCGTATTTTTGGTCCTGTAAAGGATTTTGAATGTGCTTGTGGTAAATATAAAAGAATACGTTACAAAGGTATTGTATGTGACCGTTGTGGTGTTGAAGTAACAGAAAAGAAAGTACGTAGAGATAGAGTAGGACACATCAACTTAGTTGTACCTGTAGCTCATATCTGGTATTTCCGTTCGTTACCAAATAAAATAGGTTACCTTCTTGGATTACCGTCTAAGAAATTAGATATGATAATCTATTATGAGCGTTACGTAGTTATCCAGCCAGGTATAGCTGTAAATGCAGAAGGTGAACCAATTCAAAAAATGGATTTCCTTACTGAAGAAGAGTATTTGAATATTTTAGATGCAATTCCTCAAGAGAATCAATATTTAGATGATACAGACCCAAACAAATTCATCGCTAAGATGGGTGCAGAGTGTCTTATTGATTTATTAGCAAGAATTGACTTAGATCAGTTATCATATGATTTAAGACACAAAGCAAATAACGAAACGTCTAAACAACGTAAAACTGAAGCTTTAAAACGTTTACAAGTTGTAGAAGCTTTTAGAGATTCTAACTTAAACAGAGAGAACAGACCAGAATGGATGATCATGAAGGCCGTTCCTGTAATTCCACCAGAATTAAGACCTTTAGTGCCTTTAGATGGTGGTCGTTTTGCAACTTCAGATTTAAATGATTTATATCGTCGTGTAATTATTCGAAACAACCGTCTTAAGCGATTAGTTGAGATTAAAGCACCAGAAGTGATTTTACGTAATGAGAAACGTATGTTACAAGAATCAGTAGATTCTTTATTTGATAACACACGTAAATCGTCAGCAGTAAAAACAGATTCTAATAGACCATTAAAATCATTATCGGATTCACTTAAAGGTAAGCAAGGACGTTTCCGTCAAAACTTACTTGGTAAGCGTGTTGATTATTCTGCACGTTCTGTAATTGTTGTTGGACCAGAATTAAAATTATTCGAATGTGGATTGCCAAAGAATATGGCAGCAGAACTTTACAAGCCTTTTATTATCAGAAAACTGATTGAAAGAGGTATTGTAAAAACTGTAAAATCTGCAAAGAAAATTATAGATAGAAAAGAGCCTGTAGTTTGGGATATTTTAGAGAATGTTTTAAAAGGACATCCAGTTCTTTTAAATCGTGCTCCTACATTACACAGACTTGGTATACAAGCATTCCAACCTAAGCTTATCGAAGGTAAAGCGATTCAGTTACACCCATTAGTGTGTACTGCATTTAATGCCGATTTCGATGGTGACCAGATGGCTGTGCATTTACCGTTAGGACCGGAGGCGATTTTAGAAGCACAACTTTTAATGTTAGCATCACATAATATATTGAACCCAGCAAATGGTTCTCCTGTTACTGTACCTTCTCAGGATATGGTACTTGGTTTATATTATATGACTAAGCTTAGAAAGTCTACTAAAGAAGTGCCTATTAAAGGTGAAGGATTAACGTTCTATTCTCCAGAAGAAGTAACAATTGCATATAATGAAAAGCAAGTTGACTTAAATGCTGGTATTAAAGTAAGAACTATCGATTTTAATGAAGAAGGTGAACTTACGAAGCAAATAATAGAAACTACTGTTGGTCGTGTACTTTTCAACGAAAAAGTACCAGCAGCAGCAGGTTATATAAATGAGGTTTTAACTAAAAAATCTTTAAGAGATATTATTCATGGCATTCTTAAAAAGACTAGTGTACCTGAAACAGCTGAGTTCCTAGATGAAATTAAAACACAAGGTTACAAGTTTGCATTTCAAGGTGGATTATCATTTCGTTTAGGTGATATTATTATTCCTGCTGAGAAGCAAGGAATGATTGATGCCGCCAATACTAAGGTAGATGGTATTATGGGTAGCTATAATATGGGGCTTATTACCAATAACGAACGTTATAATCAAGTTATTGATATTTGGACATCTACTAATGCTGAATTGACAGAATTGTCAATGAAGCGTATTAGAGAAGATCAACAAGGGTTTAATTCAGTATTTATGATGTTAGATTCTGGTGCTCGTGGATCTAAAGAACAGATTCGTCAGTTAACAGGTATGCGTGGATTAATGGCTAAGCCTAAAAAATCTACTGCAGCTGGTGGTGAAATTATTGAAAATCCAATTCTTTCTAACTTTAAAGAAGGACTATCAATTTTAGAATACTTTATTTCTACTCACGGTGCACGTAAAGGTCTTGCAGATACAGCGCTTAAGACTGCCGATGCAGGTTACTTAACACGTCGTTTAGTTGATGTTTCACAGGATGTAATTGTTTATCAAGAAGATTGTGGAACATTAAGAGGAATCGAAGTTTCTGCACTTAAGAAAAACGAAGAGATTGTAGAAAACTTAGAAGCTAGAATTGTGGGTAGAACATCGCTTAATGATGTTTATAATCCATTAACTGAAGAACTATTAGTTGAGGCTGGTGGTCATATAGATGACGTTATTGCTAAGAAAATTGGTGATTCTCCGGTTGATTCAATAGAGGTACGTTCACCATTAACATGTGAAGCCAAAAAAGGAATCTGTGTGAAATGTTACGGTCGTAACCTTGCTACAGGTAAAATGGTGCAACGTGGTGAAGCTGTAGGTGTAGTTGCCGCACAATCTATTGGAGAACCAGGTACGCAATTAACATTAAGAACATTCCACGTAGGTGGTATTGCAGGTAACATTTCTGAAGAGAACAAACTATCAGTGAAATTTGATGGTGTTGCTGAAATAGAAGATTTGAAAACTGTTAAGACTAAGGATAAAGAAGGTAAAGATGTTGATGTTGTTATCTCTAGAACTTCAGAATTAAAATTAGTTGATACCAAAACAGGTATTGTTCTTAGTACAAATAACATTCCTTATGGTTCTTTCATATATGTTAAAAATGGAAGTAAACTTAAAAAAGGAGATGTAGTTTGTGAATGGGATCCATATAATGGTGTAATTATTTCAGAATTTGCTGGTAAAGTAAAGTATGAAAATATTGAACAAGGTGTTACTTATCAAGTAGAGATTGATGAACAGACTGGTTACCAAGAAAAAGTAATTTCAGAATCTAGAAATAAGAAGTTAATACCAACATTATTAATTGAAGATAGTAAAGGTGAAGTAATACGTTCTTATAACTTACCTGTTGGAGCTCATATAATGATTGATGATGGTGAGAAAATTGACATAGGTAAGATTTTAGTTAAGATACCTCGTAAATCTTCTAAAGCTGGCGATATTACTGGTGGTCTTCCTCGTGTAACGGAATTATTTGAAGCTCGTAACCCTTCTAATCCTGCTGTTGTAAGTGAGATTGATGGTGTAGTTTCTTTCGGTAAAATTAAGCGTGGTAACCGTGAAATTATAATCGAATCTAAATTAGGTGAGGTTAAGAAATACTTAGTAAAATTATCTAATCAGATTCTTGTACAAGAGAATGATTATGTAAAAGCTGGTATGCCTTTATCTGACGGTTCTATTACACCTAATGATATTTTAAATATCAAAGGTCCATCTGCAGTACAACAATATTTAGTAAATGAAGTACAGGAAGTATATCGTTTACAAGGTGTAAAGATTAATGATAAGCACTTCGAGGTTGTTGTAAGACAAATGATGAGAAAAGTTAGAATCATTGATTCAGGTGATACGATTTTCTTAGAAAACCAATTAGTTCACAAATCAGATTTCATTGAAGAAAACGATAAGATGTTCGGAATGAAGGTTGTTGAAGATGCTGGAGATTCTGAGAATTTAAAATCAGGTCAGATTGTATCAGTTAGAACACTAAGAGATGAAAACTCTAGCTTACGTAGAGAAGATAAGAATCTTGTGACAGCAAGAGATGTAAGTCCTGCGACTGCAACTCCAATATTACAAGGTATTACTAGAGCGTCATTACAAACTAAGTCATTTATATCTGCAGCATCGTTCCAAGAAACAACAAAAGTTCTTAACGAAGCAGCTGTAAATGGTAAGGTAGATACTCTTGAAGGGCTGAAAGAAAATGTAATTGTTGGTCATAGAATTCCAGCAGGTACAGGGGTGAGAGAATACGAACACATCATTGTAGGTTCTAAAGAAGAGTTTAATGAAATGATGAAAGCTAAAGAAGAAATGAATTTCAATTAA
- the rplJ gene encoding 50S ribosomal protein L10 has protein sequence MTREEKSQVIEELTAQLAENANIYLTDMSGLDALATSNLRRACFKSNIKLAVVKNTLLEKAMEASDKEFGELPATLKGNTSVMYSETGNAPAKVIKEFRKKSEKPLLKGAFIEEAIYVGDDLLDTLVDIKSKEELLGEIITILQSPAKNVISALKSGGGTIAGIVKTLSEREG, from the coding sequence ATGACAAGAGAAGAAAAATCCCAAGTAATTGAAGAGTTAACTGCTCAATTAGCAGAAAATGCTAATATCTATTTAACAGATATGTCTGGATTAGATGCATTAGCAACTTCAAATTTAAGAAGAGCATGTTTTAAGTCTAACATTAAGTTAGCTGTAGTTAAGAATACGCTTTTAGAGAAAGCTATGGAAGCATCGGATAAAGAGTTCGGTGAGTTACCTGCAACTTTAAAAGGAAATACATCAGTAATGTATTCTGAAACTGGAAACGCTCCAGCCAAAGTAATTAAAGAGTTTCGTAAAAAATCTGAAAAGCCTTTATTAAAAGGTGCTTTCATTGAAGAAGCAATTTATGTTGGCGATGATTTATTAGATACATTAGTAGATATTAAGTCTAAAGAAGAACTTCTTGGTGAGATTATTACAATATTACAATCTCCAGCTAAGAACGTTATTTCAGCACTTAAATCTGGTGGTGGAACAATCGCTGGAATTGTAAAAACATTATCCGAAAGAGAAGGGTAA